Proteins from a genomic interval of Arachis hypogaea cultivar Tifrunner chromosome 10, arahy.Tifrunner.gnm2.J5K5, whole genome shotgun sequence:
- the LOC112716163 gene encoding pentatricopeptide repeat-containing protein At5g66520, which translates to MVPPKLPFSLKHCFPRSPPPPRTFSIIPLPPPTPPSLSLLADQCTTIHHLKQVHAQMILTGRIRQDPFAASRLLSSSALSPFADLTLASRIFSSLPYPPNTFMWNTLIRAHASSPNPHYSLCLYVSMRKLGAFPGKHTFPFLLKACSNIPSLPACTQVHTHVLKFGLCFDSHVANGLVRGYSVSGDFALARLMFDEMPDRSLTLWTTMVCGYAQNQCYDEALGLFHEMIGDGLEPNAATLASVLSACARAGYLELGQRIHEFMKLKGFEVKVILGTALVYMYAKNGEIVMARKLFDEMTERNVVTWNVMISGLATHGHVEDALGLFEKLKEEQAVVPNNVTFLGVLSACCHAGLVDVGREIFYSMKNVYGVDAKIEHYGCMVDLLGKEGKLIEAEELVKGMPWKPDIVILGALLAACKNNGNTKVAKRVVKEILALEPHNHGVHVAMSNIYAEAGQWNEVLRLRKVMKEERLKKTPGWSLVAT; encoded by the coding sequence ATGGTGCCGCCAAAACTGCCCTTCTCTCTCAAACACTGCTTCCCCCGTTCACCACCGCCGCCACGAACCTTCTCAATCATTCCACTTCCGCCGCCCACTCCTCCTAGTCTCTCTCTCCTCGCCGACCAATGCACCACGATACACCACCTCAAACAAGTCCACGCCCAGATGATCCTTACCGGCCGCATCCGCCAAGACCCCTTCGCCGCCAGCCGCCTCCTCTCCTCCTCCGCCCTCTCCCCCTTCGCCGACCTCACCCTCGCGTCTAGAATCTTTTCCTCCCTCCCATACCCACCCAACACCTTCATGTGGAACACCCTCATCCGCGCCCACGCCTCTAGCCCCAATCCCCATTACTCTCTCTGCCTTTATGTCTCCATGAGGAAGCTAGGCGCTTTTCCAGGGAAACACACCTTCCCGTTTCTCCTTAAGGCCTGCTCTAACATTCCCTCCCTGCCAGCCTGTACCCAGGTTCACACACACGTGCTGAAATTCGGGCTGTGCTTTGATTCCCACGTGGCCAATGGTTTGGTCAGGGGTTACTCTGTTTCTGGAGATTTTGCCCTTGCGCGCCTTATGTTCGATGAAATGCCGGACAGGAGTTTGACTCTTTGGACGACGATGGTTTGTGGGTATGCTCAGAATCAATGTTATGATGAGGCTTTGGGGCTTTTTCATGAGATGATTGGGGATGGATTGGAGCCCAATGCTGCGACGCTGGCTTCAGTGTTATCGGCTTGCGCTCGGGCGGGGTATCTTGAGCTTGGGCAGAGGATTCATGAGTTCATGAAGTTGAAGGGGTTTGAAGTGAAAGTGATTCTTGGGACGGCGTTGGTTTACATGTATGCAAAGAATGGGGAGATTGTTATGGCTCGGAAGTTGTTTGATGAAATGACTGAGAGAAATGTTGTTACTTGGAATGTGATGATCTCTGGCTTGGCTACTCATGGACATGTTGAAGATGCTCTTGGTCTCTTTGAGAAGCTGAAGGAGGAGCAAGCTGTCGTCCCTAACAATGTCACTTTCTTAGGGGTTTTGTCGGCTTGTTGTCATGCTGGCTTGGTTGATGTTGGTCGTGAGATCTTTTATTCGATGAAAAATGTGTATGGGGTTGACGCAAAGATTGAACATTATGGGTGCATGGTGGATCTTCTTGGAAAAGAGGGTAAGTTGATAGAGGCAGAGGAACTGGTAAAAGGAATGCCTTGGAAGCCTGATATTGTTATTTTAGGAGCTTTGTTGGCAGCTTGCAAAAATAATGGAAATACCAAGGTTGCTAAAAGAGTCGTAAAAGAAATTCTTGCTCTGGAACCTCATAATCATGGTGTTCATGTTGCTATGTCGAATATATATGCAGAGGCTGGACAATGGAATGAAGTTTTGAGACTGAGGAAGGTTATGAAAGAAGAAAGACTAAAGAAAACTCCAGGGTGGAGCCTTGTTGCTACGTAA